The Cetobacterium somerae ATCC BAA-474 DNA window ACAGGATATCGATATTATTCAAGTGAACAGATTTGGAAATTAAATAATATAAGAAATTTAAGGGGATTAGGACTTGGATTAGAAGCTATAAAAGGTTTCTTAGAAACAAGAAGCGTTAATTCTACAGAAAAAGTTTTAGATTCACAGCTGGAAATTGTAGAAAGAGAATTAGAAAAATTTAGTAGATTAAAAGAAGAGTTGTTGATTAAAAAAGCCAATTTAGAATATTTTAAAAATAACATATCTTTTGGAGTTCCACAATTAAAAAATATATCTAAGAGAAGAATTATAAAATCTAAAGGTCGTGTCAAAGATGATGGTGATATTGATTTTAAAATAAAACTTTTGAGTATAAAAACTCTTTCAGAAAATGATTTTTTGTTTACAGAAAATGAGTTTGGAGGAACTTTAAGTAGAGAAAATTTTTCGAAAAAAAGATATGATACTTATGAAGAAATTTTTGTAATAAATAACGAAGGAACAGAAGAGGGAGAGGAAATTGAAGCTGGAGATTATGTTTCTATTTACTATAGAGGATACTATTCAGAAAATTATAGATATTATGAAAAAGCTAAGCGTTTTATTAAAGAAAATGAATTAAGCATTACGGGAGATATTTTTGAAATTTTTCATATAGATATACATACTACAGAAAATTCAGAAGAATATATAACTGAAATACAAATTCCTGTAAAAAAGCTATAGATTATTTGTTTTCTAAATAAAATATAAATGTTATAATCAAATAGGGTGATATGATGGGAAAAATGACAAAGGCTATAAGTAAAGAAGAGATTGATACTATTTTAGGGTCAATAAAGATAAAACAAGATGTAAGAAACGCTTTATTAGTAGAATTAAATACAGGACTTAGAATTCAAGATATAGCTAGACTTAGATATAATGATATTCAATTTGGAAAATTAGAAATAATTGAGAAAAAGACAAAAAAGCCCCAAATTACAAGA harbors:
- a CDS encoding MerR family transcriptional regulator → MKKYYSIGEISKIYNISVDTLRHYEKIKLLEPAFRKSTGYRYYSSEQIWKLNNIRNLRGLGLGLEAIKGFLETRSVNSTEKVLDSQLEIVERELEKFSRLKEELLIKKANLEYFKNNISFGVPQLKNISKRRIIKSKGRVKDDGDIDFKIKLLSIKTLSENDFLFTENEFGGTLSRENFSKKRYDTYEEIFVINNEGTEEGEEIEAGDYVSIYYRGYYSENYRYYEKAKRFIKENELSITGDIFEIFHIDIHTTENSEEYITEIQIPVKKL